The proteins below are encoded in one region of Cyclopterus lumpus isolate fCycLum1 chromosome 8, fCycLum1.pri, whole genome shotgun sequence:
- the LOC117735240 gene encoding transcription factor Sox-9-like, producing the protein MNLLDPYLKMTEEQEKCHSDAPSPSMSEDSAGSPCPSGSGSDTENTRPSDNHLLLGPDFKKEGEEEKFPVCIRDAVSQVLKGYDWTLVPMPVRVNGSSKSKPHVKRPMNAFMVWAQAARRKLADQYPHLHNAELSKTLGKLWRLLNEAEKRPFVEEAERLRVQHKKDHPDYKYQPRRRKSVKNGQNDPEDGEQTHISPNAIFKALQQADSPASSLGEVHSPVEHSGQSQGPPTPPTTPKTDLPSSKVDLKREGRPIQEGTSRQLNIDFGAVDIGELSSEVISNMGSFDVDEFDQYLPPHSHAGAAQAGYPSSYGISSSSVSHAANAGAHAWMSKQQQQQQQQQQQHSLTTLGGGGGGGEQGQQGQQRTTQIKTEQLSPSHYNEQQGSPQHITYGSFNLQHYSTSSYPSITRAQYDYSDHQGGANSYYSHAAGQGSGLYSTFGYMSPSQRPMYTPIADTTGVPSVPQTHSPQQWEQQPIYTQLSRP; encoded by the exons ATGAATCTCCTCGACCCTTACCTGAAGATGACAGAAGAACAGGAGAAGTGTCACTCTGACGCTCCCAGCCCCAGCATGTCCGAGGACTCCGCAGGCTCACCGTGCCCGTCCGGGTCCGGTTCGGACACTGAGAACACCCGGCCGTCCGACAACCACCTCCTCTTGGGTCCAGATTTTAAGAAAGAGGGCGAGGAAGAAAAGTTTCCCGTGTGCATCCGAGACGCGGTGTCTCAGGTGTTGAAGGGCTACGACTGGACTCTGGTGCCCATGCCGGTGCGCGTCAACGGCTCCAGTAAAAGTAAACCTCACGTCAAAAGACCCATGAATGCGTTCATGGTCTGGGCTCAAGCCGCGCGGAGGAAGCTGGCCGACCAATACCCGCATTTGCACAACGCGGAACTCAGCAAAACCCTGGGCAAACTCTGGAG ATTGCTCAACGAAGCAGAGAAGCGCCCGTTTGTGGAAGAAGCTGAGCGTTTGAGAGTGCAGCACAAAAAGGACCACCCCGACTACAAGTATCAGCCGAGGCGGAGAAAGTCCGTGAAGAACGGGCAAAACGACCCCGAGGACGGCGAGCAAACCCACATCTCTCCGAATGCGATCTTCAAGGCGCTGCAGCAGGCCGACTCTCCAGCGTCGAGTTTGGGCGAGGTGCATTCCCCAGTCGAACATTCAg GTCAGTCCCAGGGCCCGCCAACACCCCCAACCACCCCCAAGACTGATCTCCCCTCCAGCAAGGTTGACCTGAAGCGCGAGGGTCGCCCCATACAGGAGGGCACCAGTCGCCAGCTCAACATCGACTTTGGAGCTGTGGACATTGGCGAGCTGAGCAGCGAGGTCATATCCAACATGGGCAGCTTTGATGTCGATGAGTTTGATCAGTACCTGCCACCTCACAGCCATGCTGGAGCGGCCCAGGCTGGCTACCCCAGCAGCTATGGCATCAGCAGCTCCTCGGTCAGCCACGCGGCCAATGCTGGGGCCCACGCCTGGATgtccaagcagcagcagcagcagcaacagcagcagcagcagcactctcTGACCACCctaggtggtggtggaggaggaggagagcaaggCCAGCAGGGTCAACAGAGAACCACCCAGATCAAGACAGAGCAGCTGAGCCCCAGCCACTACAATGAGCAGCAGGGCTCCCCGCAGCACATCACCTACGGGTCCTTCAACCTGCAGCACTACAGCACCTCCTCTTACCCCTCAATCACAAGAGCACAGTATGACTATTCAGACCATCAGGGTGGTGCCAACTCCTACTACAGCCATGCGGCTGGCCAGGGCTCCGGCCTGTACTCCACCTTCGGCTACATGAGTCCCAGCCAGAGGCCGATGTACACCCCGATCGCCGACACCACCGGGGTgccctctgtgccgcagacccATAGTCCGCAGCAGTGGGAGCAGCAGCCCATTTACACACAGCTCTCCAGGCCTTGA